Proteins encoded within one genomic window of Halodesulfurarchaeum formicicum:
- a CDS encoding aldehyde ferredoxin oxidoreductase family protein has product MTTERAPPRRTAVLRVDLTDGTVKREPIPEQWLRQYIGGKGLGARYLHEVTEPGVDPLAPGNALLFMVGPLSGLIPGEPRYAAITKSPLTGTFLDSYSGGDFAARLAGSLGETMGLIVTGQAPEPVSLVVSDGDVSIEPATAWGEGVEAACEAHPDAAVACTGPAGENEVVYATIASDGGDHHAGRGGAGAVMGSKRLKAVIAVDEPVSGLDELRTEYEERFGDGSTDDWHRASETVESVDFADEIGALSTRGWQESTFEGTDEIGIEAVEATDYEREHEGEAIPGGFRVSFEESESTPRGGTQMTLGAGLGIDDFEDVATLGLTCDRLGVDIIGVGNAIAWAIRAGEEGVIDYAGEFGDIESAIELAEAIAARETELGATLADGIDAAAEAYGGEDLIPTVKGMELPSYDPRRAPSMALAYATSDRGACHRRARPIETAVFEPDLDEPTRRAREVIAEQDYRSLLWSLIADDFTETLYTRDFGAEWLAAVGLELTPTALRRAGTRIWTLTRLFNVREGFDRDDDTLPPVLEEPITDGPGAGDQISQSEFEAMRSAYYEQRGWDERGVPTRETLDALDLGALFPSVNRA; this is encoded by the coding sequence GTGACGACGGAGAGAGCCCCGCCCCGTCGAACCGCCGTCCTTCGAGTGGACCTGACCGACGGGACCGTAAAGCGAGAGCCGATCCCCGAGCAATGGCTCCGTCAGTACATCGGCGGGAAGGGCCTGGGCGCGAGGTACCTCCATGAAGTAACCGAACCTGGTGTCGACCCGCTCGCCCCGGGGAACGCGCTTCTGTTCATGGTCGGCCCCCTCTCGGGACTGATCCCGGGGGAACCACGCTACGCGGCGATCACCAAGTCGCCGCTGACCGGGACCTTTCTGGACTCCTACAGCGGCGGTGACTTCGCCGCCAGACTGGCCGGCAGCCTCGGCGAGACGATGGGACTCATCGTGACTGGCCAGGCGCCGGAGCCAGTCTCCCTGGTCGTCTCCGACGGGGACGTCTCGATCGAACCGGCCACGGCGTGGGGCGAGGGCGTGGAAGCCGCCTGTGAGGCACATCCCGATGCGGCGGTCGCCTGCACGGGCCCCGCCGGAGAGAACGAAGTGGTTTACGCGACGATCGCCTCCGACGGCGGCGACCACCACGCCGGCCGGGGCGGTGCAGGGGCCGTCATGGGATCGAAACGGCTCAAGGCCGTGATCGCGGTCGACGAGCCAGTCTCCGGACTGGACGAACTCCGGACCGAGTACGAGGAACGGTTCGGCGACGGGTCGACCGACGACTGGCACCGGGCCAGCGAGACGGTGGAGTCCGTGGACTTCGCCGACGAGATCGGGGCCCTCTCGACCCGCGGCTGGCAGGAGAGCACCTTCGAGGGGACAGACGAAATCGGCATCGAGGCCGTGGAGGCGACGGACTACGAGCGAGAGCACGAGGGCGAAGCGATTCCCGGCGGGTTCAGGGTTTCGTTCGAAGAGAGCGAAAGTACCCCACGCGGGGGCACGCAGATGACATTGGGCGCGGGGCTCGGAATCGACGATTTCGAGGACGTGGCGACGCTCGGACTGACCTGTGACCGCCTCGGGGTGGACATCATCGGCGTAGGAAACGCCATCGCCTGGGCCATCCGGGCCGGCGAGGAAGGCGTGATCGACTACGCGGGCGAGTTCGGAGATATCGAATCCGCCATCGAACTCGCCGAGGCGATCGCGGCCCGGGAGACGGAGCTTGGTGCCACCCTGGCAGACGGCATCGACGCCGCCGCCGAGGCCTACGGCGGCGAAGACCTGATCCCGACGGTCAAGGGGATGGAACTCCCGTCCTATGACCCCCGGCGGGCACCGAGCATGGCGCTGGCCTACGCAACCAGTGACCGGGGAGCCTGCCACCGGCGGGCTCGACCCATCGAAACGGCCGTCTTCGAGCCGGACCTCGATGAGCCGACTCGGCGGGCCCGGGAAGTCATCGCCGAACAGGACTATCGCTCACTCCTCTGGAGCCTGATCGCCGATGACTTCACCGAGACCCTGTACACCAGGGACTTCGGCGCCGAGTGGCTCGCGGCTGTCGGGCTAGAGCTCACCCCCACAGCGCTCAGACGGGCCGGGACCCGCATCTGGACGCTGACTCGCCTGTTCAACGTCCGGGAGGGCTTCGATCGGGACGACGACACGCTCCCGCCGGTACTCGAAGAGCCCATCACCGACGGCCCGGGGGCCGGAGACCAGATCTCCCAGTCGGAGTTCGAAGCGATGCGAAGTGCCTACTACGAGCAGCGGGGCTGGGACGAGCGAGGCGTCCCAACCCGGGAGACGCTTGACGCACTCGATCTCGGGGCACTGTTCCCGTCCGTGAACCGGGCCTAA
- a CDS encoding cobalamin B12-binding domain-containing protein — protein sequence MTDEDSADDLDPIIEDIQQAIIDLEEDKTAELTQEAIDKDLNPLVILQEGLTEGVRTVGDKFGRGEVFLPELAMSADCMKAGVELVEPLLDEMDLGDEDTAGKVVIGTVDEDIHNIGKNILITMLKANGFDVIDLGVEIPNEDFVEAVREEDPDILGMSALMTMTMDHQEEVVELLEEEGLRDDVKVMVGGAPTSEEWRDEIGADGYADNADAAVQEAIELLAE from the coding sequence ATGACAGACGAGGACTCAGCCGACGATCTCGACCCCATCATCGAGGACATCCAGCAGGCGATCATCGACCTCGAGGAGGACAAGACAGCAGAACTCACCCAGGAGGCCATCGACAAGGACCTCAATCCGCTCGTCATCCTTCAGGAGGGCCTGACCGAGGGTGTTCGGACCGTCGGTGACAAGTTCGGCCGCGGGGAGGTTTTCCTGCCCGAACTCGCCATGTCCGCGGACTGCATGAAAGCCGGCGTCGAACTCGTCGAGCCGCTGCTGGACGAGATGGACCTCGGCGACGAGGACACGGCCGGCAAGGTCGTCATCGGAACCGTCGACGAGGACATCCACAACATCGGGAAGAACATTCTGATCACGATGCTGAAGGCAAACGGGTTCGACGTCATCGACCTGGGCGTCGAGATCCCGAACGAGGACTTCGTCGAGGCCGTCCGGGAGGAGGATCCGGACATCCTGGGCATGTCCGCGCTGATGACGATGACCATGGACCACCAGGAAGAGGTCGTCGAACTGCTCGAAGAGGAGGGCCTTCGCGACGACGTGAAGGTAATGGTCGGCGGGGCGCCGACCTCCGAGGAGTGGCGGGACGAGATCGGCGCTGACGGCTATGCGGACAACGCCGACGCGGCCGTCCAGGAAGCGATTGAGCTACTCGCGGAATAG
- a CDS encoding BCCT family transporter, with translation MSTGNKGAIGTFFDELDPVVYGIGLGVSVLAIIALVLSPEASRNFINNAFTWMTTSLGWAYLMVGFFLVVFGLFLLLGPWGNIRIGKPDEDPEHSFKSYFAMLYSAGIAAGIVFWGPAEAVSHYTLYAPPSNSPLAGAADPGTPAAAVDAVAYTFFHWGISAWSFYVLLALPIAFFAYRYGAPLRISTVLAPFLGTDNLDGWLPKLIDITGVFATIGGIATSLGFVGGQFLGGLNYIFGIQTTDMLTILMITGLTVAFTLSAALGVEKGIKRVSNFNMVVFFFLMVVAFVFGPTAYILDLGVESIGQYVNNFISVSMYTNSAGFDPAGFVGAWTVFYWAWWFAWAPFVGLFIARISRGRTVRQMVGTGVIASTGATIPWFAALGGSSIWMENNGVAPIVETYNNIGYDGLGYPLFEAMLPGALGVFLMLTFLLLVTTFFVTSADSSTLALGMLTTGGKEKPSTINRTIWGVTMGLLAALLLVFGGANALQTASVLTGGPFAIVLLIAVWATIRTFRHVEPVFLTQKEVDQRGSGIDPSEGIGTDDD, from the coding sequence ATGAGTACAGGAAACAAGGGTGCAATCGGTACGTTCTTCGACGAACTCGACCCGGTGGTGTATGGAATCGGTCTCGGGGTGTCAGTCCTCGCGATTATCGCGTTGGTACTGTCCCCGGAGGCTTCGAGAAACTTCATTAATAACGCGTTCACCTGGATGACCACGTCGTTAGGATGGGCTTACCTGATGGTGGGCTTTTTCCTGGTGGTCTTCGGGCTCTTCCTGCTCTTGGGCCCGTGGGGCAATATTCGGATCGGCAAGCCCGACGAGGACCCGGAGCACTCCTTCAAGTCCTACTTCGCGATGCTTTACTCGGCCGGCATCGCCGCGGGTATCGTGTTCTGGGGACCCGCAGAGGCCGTCTCCCACTACACGCTCTACGCGCCGCCGTCGAACAGCCCGCTCGCCGGTGCTGCAGATCCCGGCACGCCTGCAGCCGCCGTGGACGCGGTCGCGTACACGTTCTTCCACTGGGGGATCTCGGCGTGGTCCTTCTACGTGCTGCTGGCGCTGCCAATCGCCTTCTTCGCCTACCGATACGGCGCACCGCTCCGTATTTCGACGGTGCTCGCGCCGTTCCTCGGCACTGACAACCTCGACGGCTGGCTGCCGAAGCTCATCGACATCACGGGCGTGTTCGCCACCATCGGTGGCATCGCGACCTCGCTCGGCTTCGTCGGTGGCCAGTTCCTGGGTGGCCTGAACTACATCTTCGGCATCCAGACGACGGACATGCTCACCATCCTGATGATCACGGGCCTGACGGTGGCCTTCACCCTCTCCGCTGCCTTGGGGGTCGAGAAGGGCATCAAGCGGGTCTCGAACTTCAACATGGTGGTGTTCTTCTTCCTGATGGTCGTGGCCTTCGTCTTCGGCCCGACCGCGTACATCCTCGACCTGGGCGTCGAGTCCATCGGCCAGTACGTCAACAACTTCATCTCGGTCAGCATGTACACGAACTCCGCCGGCTTCGATCCGGCCGGGTTCGTGGGTGCCTGGACCGTCTTCTACTGGGCCTGGTGGTTCGCGTGGGCCCCGTTCGTCGGCCTGTTCATCGCCCGCATTTCGCGTGGCCGGACGGTCCGACAGATGGTCGGCACCGGCGTGATCGCCTCCACGGGCGCGACCATCCCGTGGTTCGCCGCGCTCGGTGGCTCCTCCATCTGGATGGAGAACAACGGCGTGGCCCCGATCGTCGAGACCTACAACAACATCGGGTACGACGGACTGGGATACCCGCTGTTCGAAGCGATGCTCCCGGGGGCGCTGGGCGTGTTCCTCATGCTCACGTTCCTGCTGCTCGTGACGACGTTCTTCGTCACCTCGGCTGACTCCTCCACGCTCGCGCTGGGCATGCTCACCACGGGCGGGAAGGAGAAGCCCTCGACCATCAACCGCACCATCTGGGGTGTGACGATGGGGCTGCTCGCCGCGCTGCTCCTGGTCTTCGGTGGGGCGAACGCGCTGCAGACCGCCTCCGTGCTCACCGGCGGACCGTTCGCGATCGTCCTCCTGATCGCCGTCTGGGCGACGATCCGGACCTTCCGTCACGTCGAGCCAGTCTTCCTCACGCAGAAGGAAGTCGACCAGCGCGGGTCCGGTATCGACCCGAGTGAAGGCATCGGCACGGACGACGACTAA
- the folP gene encoding dihydropteroate synthase, producing the protein MDYSEAANYLLGLRRFRTQLGIEDIARFLETAGNPQAGTDFVQVAGSNGKGSTARMLASILREAGLDVGLYTSPDLGDVRERVQVNGRKIPRSAITEFVSTYRERLDSGAARSEPLTHFEALTALAIWYFGERDVDVAILEVGIGGRYDATSVVSPIASAVTNVSLEHTDVLGDTREEIARDKVHVAPEDGPLVTAADSVFDTLREHTALTTVGWADTDVVVESLGRDGYEAQEITVRMDGLDLTARIPHLGRHQAENAGVAVALARQVTEIDPDTIARGLRKAAWPGRFEVMEQDPLVLLDGAHNPGASEQLGSVLADLAYEDLYLVFGAMHDKDLGAMIEALPRPTQVFTCRPDKKRAEDERVLAKAWEAAGVEAVEAVGSVLGGVDRAISQAGPEDAVVIAGSLYTVAEARQRWARTVIPVDAKFASEADGTEPLAALDRAERPIEAADRRFGTVRTRLPRAGARTVQAEMLRAGGECEISALIEEARFVDVILSGTRTQFRTLFEALEDRDCCPTLPADIEAALGPTPTDLPGLDSAHQPALMGILNITPDSFHDGGEYNAVPQAVERAEKLIEAGADILDVGGESTRPGADPVEIQAEIDRIVPVIEALQDLDAMISVDTRKAEVATAAIEAGADIINDQDGLEDPALRAVVAEHDVPVILMHSINTPVQPDAEVPYDDVVTDVIAELKERVLLARRAGIDRDRIVLDPGIGFGKTAAENFELLDRLHELTGLGLPVLFAHSHKSLFADLGYADGDRLLPTVVASAMAAERGAAALRVHDVAENLAAVKTTGATDRTE; encoded by the coding sequence ATGGATTACAGCGAGGCGGCGAACTACCTCCTCGGTCTTCGTCGATTCCGGACCCAACTCGGCATCGAAGACATCGCCCGATTTCTGGAGACGGCTGGCAACCCACAGGCTGGCACGGATTTCGTGCAGGTCGCGGGCTCGAACGGCAAGGGCAGCACGGCCCGGATGCTTGCCTCGATCCTCCGGGAGGCGGGCCTGGACGTGGGGCTCTACACCTCGCCGGACCTTGGGGACGTACGCGAGCGAGTGCAGGTGAACGGCCGGAAGATCCCCAGGTCGGCGATCACCGAATTCGTCTCGACCTACCGCGAACGCCTGGACAGCGGGGCCGCCCGCTCGGAACCGCTGACCCACTTCGAGGCCCTCACGGCCCTGGCGATCTGGTATTTCGGGGAGCGTGACGTGGACGTCGCCATCCTCGAGGTCGGGATCGGCGGGCGGTACGACGCGACAAGCGTCGTCTCCCCGATCGCGAGTGCGGTGACCAACGTCTCGCTCGAACACACCGACGTGCTCGGGGATACCCGCGAGGAAATCGCCCGCGACAAAGTTCATGTCGCCCCCGAGGACGGCCCGCTGGTCACGGCCGCGGATTCGGTCTTTGACACCCTCCGCGAGCACACCGCCCTCACCACGGTCGGGTGGGCGGACACGGACGTCGTCGTCGAGTCGCTCGGTCGGGACGGCTACGAGGCCCAGGAGATCACCGTTCGGATGGACGGCCTGGATCTCACGGCCCGGATTCCCCACCTCGGCCGCCACCAGGCCGAGAACGCGGGCGTGGCGGTCGCGCTGGCGAGACAGGTCACCGAGATTGATCCCGACACGATCGCCAGAGGGCTCAGAAAGGCCGCGTGGCCGGGCCGATTCGAGGTGATGGAGCAGGACCCGCTCGTCCTCCTGGACGGCGCGCACAACCCTGGTGCAAGCGAACAACTCGGGTCCGTGCTCGCGGACCTGGCCTACGAGGATCTCTATCTGGTTTTCGGGGCGATGCACGACAAGGACCTCGGGGCCATGATCGAGGCCCTGCCACGCCCCACCCAGGTCTTCACCTGTCGCCCGGACAAGAAGCGGGCCGAAGACGAGCGGGTGCTGGCGAAGGCCTGGGAGGCCGCCGGTGTCGAGGCCGTCGAGGCAGTCGGCTCCGTTCTGGGGGGTGTCGATCGGGCCATCAGCCAGGCCGGCCCCGAGGACGCCGTGGTGATCGCGGGTTCCCTGTACACCGTCGCCGAGGCCCGCCAGCGCTGGGCCCGGACCGTGATCCCGGTCGACGCCAAATTCGCGAGCGAGGCCGACGGGACCGAACCGCTCGCGGCACTCGACCGCGCGGAACGACCGATCGAGGCGGCCGATCGCCGCTTCGGGACGGTTCGAACGCGGCTCCCACGGGCTGGGGCCCGAACGGTCCAGGCAGAGATGTTGCGGGCGGGCGGGGAGTGTGAGATCTCGGCGCTCATCGAGGAGGCCCGCTTCGTCGATGTCATCCTTTCCGGGACGCGAACCCAGTTCCGGACACTCTTCGAGGCCCTCGAAGACCGGGACTGCTGTCCGACCCTCCCCGCGGACATCGAGGCCGCACTCGGTCCCACGCCCACCGATCTCCCGGGGCTCGACTCAGCCCACCAGCCCGCTTTGATGGGCATTCTGAATATCACGCCGGACTCCTTCCACGACGGTGGGGAGTACAACGCCGTCCCACAGGCCGTCGAGCGGGCCGAGAAGCTAATCGAAGCCGGTGCCGACATCCTCGACGTGGGCGGGGAGAGTACCCGGCCCGGCGCGGATCCCGTCGAGATTCAGGCGGAGATCGATCGGATCGTCCCGGTCATCGAGGCCCTGCAGGACCTGGACGCGATGATCTCGGTGGACACACGGAAGGCCGAGGTCGCGACGGCGGCCATCGAGGCCGGTGCGGACATCATCAACGATCAGGATGGCCTGGAAGACCCGGCGCTCCGGGCCGTCGTCGCCGAACACGACGTGCCGGTGATCCTGATGCACAGTATCAACACCCCGGTCCAGCCCGACGCCGAGGTGCCCTACGACGACGTGGTCACGGACGTCATCGCCGAACTCAAAGAGCGGGTGCTCCTGGCTCGTCGGGCGGGCATCGACCGGGACCGGATCGTCCTCGACCCCGGCATCGGCTTCGGCAAGACCGCAGCCGAGAACTTCGAACTGCTGGATCGGCTCCACGAGTTGACGGGGTTGGGGCTGCCCGTGCTCTTTGCCCACTCACACAAGTCCCTCTTCGCGGACCTCGGCTATGCGGACGGGGATCGACTCCTGCCGACGGTCGTCGCCTCGGCGATGGCGGCCGAACGTGGGGCCGCTGCCTTGCGGGTTCACGACGTCGCCGAGAACCTGGCGGCGGTCAAGACGACCGGCGCGACCGACCGGACGGAGTAG
- a CDS encoding competence/damage-inducible protein A: MDVAIITVGDELLTGETENTNATWLARELTERGSRVVEILTIGDDRELIAERVATRAARHDRVIVTGGLGGTPDDLTMAAVADALDRDLVVDPETRAAAKESSEAFVAAHPDLAAKYDLGLDVDRVAETVAGGRPIENPAGLARGCAVENVYVLPGVPSELKGTFQQVSDAFGGDVVMETRYTDAPEGVLAGHLGELESQFAVRAGSYPGERADRNRVRVTGESEQEIRRALDWLAERVTLASTPDAVE, translated from the coding sequence ATGGACGTGGCGATCATCACGGTCGGGGACGAACTCCTGACCGGCGAGACCGAGAACACGAACGCGACCTGGCTCGCCCGGGAGCTCACCGAGCGGGGCAGCCGCGTCGTCGAGATCCTCACCATCGGTGACGACCGGGAACTCATCGCCGAACGGGTCGCCACCCGGGCTGCACGTCACGACCGGGTCATCGTCACCGGCGGCCTGGGCGGGACCCCGGACGATCTGACCATGGCGGCGGTTGCAGATGCGCTGGACCGGGACCTGGTGGTCGATCCCGAAACACGGGCGGCAGCCAAAGAGTCATCCGAGGCCTTCGTCGCGGCCCACCCCGACCTCGCAGCGAAGTACGACCTGGGACTGGACGTCGACCGGGTGGCCGAGACCGTCGCGGGTGGCCGACCGATCGAGAATCCAGCGGGACTCGCCAGGGGGTGTGCAGTGGAAAACGTCTATGTCCTGCCCGGGGTGCCAAGCGAGCTCAAAGGGACCTTCCAGCAGGTCAGCGACGCGTTCGGTGGTGACGTGGTGATGGAGACCCGCTATACGGACGCCCCGGAGGGCGTCCTCGCGGGTCACCTCGGGGAACTCGAATCGCAGTTCGCGGTCCGGGCCGGGAGCTACCCCGGTGAGCGGGCCGACCGGAACCGGGTGCGCGTGACCGGCGAGAGCGAACAGGAGATCCGAAGGGCCCTGGACTGGCTCGCAGAACGGGTCACGCTCGCCAGCACTCCCGACGCCGTCGAGTGA
- a CDS encoding PGF-CTERM-anchored ABC transporter substrate-binding protein translates to MHVPRGLLAVGLTALLLTAGVAGGLGGVAAQSGSDCSYPLTVTDSTGTEITIEEEPETVVTLAPSAAQTMYEIGAQEKVIGISDRGTYLDWDEEKEIVSGDEGFVNTERVIAQDPDIVLAPNIISEEKVEQLRDAGLTVYHFGASETMDDVVEKTRLIGQLTGECEAADAKATEMEQTLDTVAEAVDGEDSPPVLYVFAGYTSGEGTFIDEILTTAGATNVASEAGISGFQMVSDEVVANQSPEWIVVNDEAPGIPDKEAYNGTPAVQNDQIITVNAHSISQAAPRTVDVVEHIASELHPDAYESAQATTTADTQNEDTTAVTTETEAPGFGPIVALLALGGAAFLRRD, encoded by the coding sequence ATGCACGTTCCACGTGGATTGCTCGCGGTCGGATTGACGGCCCTGCTCCTGACCGCCGGCGTCGCCGGCGGGCTGGGGGGTGTTGCCGCCCAGAGTGGCAGTGACTGTTCGTACCCGCTCACCGTGACTGACTCGACCGGCACCGAGATCACGATCGAGGAGGAACCCGAGACGGTCGTGACCCTCGCGCCGAGCGCCGCCCAGACGATGTACGAGATCGGCGCTCAGGAGAAGGTCATCGGCATCTCCGATCGAGGCACCTACCTCGACTGGGACGAGGAAAAGGAGATCGTCTCCGGTGACGAGGGCTTCGTGAACACCGAGCGGGTCATCGCTCAGGACCCCGACATCGTGCTCGCGCCGAACATCATTAGCGAGGAGAAAGTCGAGCAACTGCGTGATGCGGGCCTCACGGTCTATCACTTCGGTGCCTCCGAGACCATGGACGACGTGGTCGAGAAGACCCGCCTGATCGGCCAGTTGACCGGCGAATGTGAGGCCGCAGACGCGAAGGCCACGGAGATGGAACAGACCCTCGATACCGTCGCCGAGGCCGTCGACGGCGAGGACTCGCCCCCCGTGCTCTACGTGTTCGCGGGCTACACCTCCGGCGAGGGCACGTTCATCGACGAGATCCTCACCACCGCCGGCGCCACGAACGTGGCCAGCGAGGCCGGGATTTCGGGCTTCCAGATGGTGAGCGACGAGGTCGTCGCCAACCAGAGCCCCGAATGGATCGTCGTCAACGACGAGGCCCCGGGCATTCCGGACAAGGAAGCCTACAACGGGACGCCAGCCGTGCAGAACGACCAGATCATCACCGTGAACGCCCACTCCATCAGTCAGGCCGCGCCGCGGACCGTCGACGTGGTCGAACACATCGCGAGTGAACTCCATCCCGACGCGTACGAGTCCGCCCAGGCGACCACGACTGCAGACACACAGAACGAGGATACCACGGCCGTGACCACCGAGACCGAAGCGCCCGGGTTCGGCCCGATCGTCGCGCTCCTCGCACTCGGCGGGGCCGCGTTCCTGCGTCGGGACTGA
- the cbiB gene encoding adenosylcobinamide-phosphate synthase CbiB, with protein sequence MPPIATLAVGVALLLDAVVGEPPESIHPVAWLGRAIGWLDRPTDHPRFAGLLLALWLPLGAALATALPIWLLDGHWLAGILAGGLLFTTVSLDMLCDLTTTVIEATETDLDRARERIIGLVGRDTDTLGPAALRSGAVESLAENLADGLLAPLLAFVLGSLVSLPVAVGAAAWVKAVNTLDSMVGYRDRQVGTASARLDDLVEWVPARLSALLIALAAGKPGALQTARAWARDPPSPNSGWPMATLAAVLDVRLLKPETYDLNPAAELPSLGEARQGVRIVRRAGLLAFALAGVIAWF encoded by the coding sequence ATGCCCCCGATAGCGACCCTGGCGGTCGGCGTGGCACTTCTTCTCGACGCGGTCGTGGGCGAGCCACCCGAGTCGATCCATCCCGTCGCGTGGCTGGGCCGGGCGATCGGCTGGCTCGACCGACCGACCGATCACCCACGCTTCGCCGGGTTGCTGCTTGCGCTCTGGCTCCCGCTCGGTGCGGCACTCGCCACAGCCCTCCCCATCTGGCTGCTCGATGGCCACTGGCTGGCAGGGATTCTCGCAGGCGGCCTGCTCTTTACCACCGTCAGCCTCGATATGCTCTGTGACCTCACGACGACCGTGATCGAAGCGACCGAGACCGACCTCGACCGCGCCCGGGAGCGTATCATCGGGCTCGTGGGCCGGGATACCGACACGCTCGGCCCGGCCGCGTTGCGCAGCGGCGCGGTCGAGAGCCTCGCGGAGAACCTCGCGGACGGGCTGCTTGCCCCACTCCTGGCTTTCGTGCTGGGGAGTCTCGTCTCGCTGCCGGTGGCCGTGGGCGCGGCCGCCTGGGTCAAGGCGGTGAACACCCTCGACTCGATGGTGGGGTACCGTGATCGACAGGTCGGCACGGCGAGTGCCCGCCTGGACGACCTCGTCGAGTGGGTGCCGGCCCGACTGAGCGCCCTGCTCATCGCGCTCGCGGCCGGGAAGCCGGGAGCGCTCCAAACAGCCCGGGCCTGGGCGCGTGACCCACCCTCCCCGAACTCGGGCTGGCCGATGGCGACCCTGGCGGCCGTCCTCGACGTCCGGCTCTTGAAGCCCGAGACCTACGATCTCAACCCCGCGGCCGAACTGCCGTCACTCGGCGAGGCCAGGCAGGGCGTTCGAATCGTCCGACGGGCCGGCCTGCTCGCCTTCGCGCTGGCGGGGGTGATCGCATGGTTCTGA
- the cobS gene encoding adenosylcobinamide-GDP ribazoletransferase has product MVLSALRGAVGFLTTLPVGQTAADWEAFADRPAAMIGVGYVLGALVALPLLLPLPDSIVGFAFVLGVGVFGGINHADGLLDVADGVATHGDPAEARAAMKDSSIGVGAVLALGVLLLGLFAVGQTLAGTDLVGLVIAAEVGAKLGMVEVLIRGTPSHEGLGSALAGNVDRWTGPIAMAGALPAVLLTVGHPAAAVAVLVGGTTGILGERWAGSRLGGINGDVLGATNEVGRLAALLAGVIVWTLW; this is encoded by the coding sequence ATGGTTCTGAGCGCGCTCCGGGGGGCAGTCGGCTTCCTGACGACCCTCCCGGTCGGCCAGACCGCCGCTGACTGGGAGGCCTTCGCCGACCGTCCAGCCGCGATGATCGGCGTGGGCTACGTTCTGGGGGCGCTCGTCGCCCTCCCACTGCTCCTTCCGCTACCCGATTCGATCGTGGGCTTTGCCTTTGTCCTTGGCGTTGGAGTCTTCGGCGGCATCAACCACGCCGACGGCCTGCTCGACGTGGCCGACGGCGTGGCAACCCACGGCGACCCGGCCGAGGCCAGGGCCGCGATGAAGGACAGTTCGATCGGCGTCGGGGCCGTCCTGGCGCTGGGTGTTCTACTCCTGGGCCTGTTCGCCGTCGGCCAGACCCTCGCTGGGACCGACCTCGTTGGCCTGGTGATCGCTGCCGAGGTCGGGGCGAAACTCGGCATGGTCGAAGTCCTGATTCGGGGCACCCCCTCACACGAGGGCCTCGGCTCGGCACTCGCTGGGAACGTCGACCGATGGACCGGTCCCATCGCCATGGCCGGGGCGCTACCGGCAGTCCTGTTGACAGTGGGCCACCCCGCCGCGGCAGTCGCGGTCCTCGTCGGGGGCACAACCGGCATCCTGGGCGAGCGGTGGGCTGGGTCCCGCCTGGGAGGGATCAACGGCGACGTGCTCGGCGCGACGAACGAAGTCGGCCGGCTGGCCGCGCTGCTCGCGGGGGTGATCGTGTGGACGCTCTGGTGA
- a CDS encoding NTP transferase domain-containing protein produces the protein MCGGQGTRLDFDGEKPCFEIGGVPMIDRVIDALVASRIEQVFAVVSPDTPRTAAHVDVPVIEGPGEGYVADLERALDRVDTPVLTVGADLPLLAGEAVDWVLDEYDAGSAMVAVPVELKRSLGVSIDATIEAAGQEVAPTGVNVVGPPEPEQTLMTTDTRFAVNVNRLRDAWVATVLDDRRDDGPR, from the coding sequence ATGTGTGGCGGCCAGGGAACACGGCTCGACTTCGACGGGGAGAAACCGTGTTTCGAGATCGGCGGCGTGCCCATGATCGACCGGGTCATCGACGCGCTTGTAGCCAGCCGAATCGAGCAGGTGTTCGCCGTCGTCTCGCCGGACACGCCCCGGACGGCTGCCCACGTCGACGTCCCCGTGATCGAGGGGCCCGGCGAGGGCTACGTCGCCGATCTGGAACGGGCCCTCGACCGGGTCGACACGCCGGTGCTGACCGTGGGCGCGGACCTCCCGCTGCTCGCCGGCGAGGCGGTCGACTGGGTCCTCGACGAGTACGACGCCGGCTCGGCCATGGTCGCGGTCCCGGTCGAGTTGAAACGCTCCCTCGGCGTGTCGATCGACGCCACGATCGAGGCCGCGGGCCAGGAAGTGGCCCCGACCGGGGTCAACGTGGTTGGCCCACCGGAACCCGAACAGACACTCATGACGACAGACACTCGATTCGCCGTGAACGTGAACCGACTGCGAGACGCCTGGGTCGCGACGGTCCTCGACGACCGGAGGGACGATGGACCGCGATAG